The Synechococcales cyanobacterium T60_A2020_003 genome contains a region encoding:
- a CDS encoding FAD-dependent oxidoreductase: protein MFKSPLTTLIHWAYQTHHAARDRQIPVEELLEQQSSWALSRRRFLVSSAAIAGASVLGNLTWKVTAANARSTVSPILIVGAGIAGLTAAYRLRQAGIPVDVVEARGRVGGRMHSVPNVAGTSISAELGAEFIDHDHRRMRSLVDELELDLINLHAGQAGLVDTYFFNQQTVSPEQLLQDFAPIARQIDIDFAKLARFQDYKTATPEVRRLDQQSIADYLDMLPTTETLRTIIDVAYTAEYGIDIDEQSCLNLLNMIDATSDRLSLYGASEEGFCVKGGNDQIPKTLAKRVESSIQPHTSLERIRNLSDGRYQVTLRSDQGVSDRTYERVILALPFSVLRTIDLDVDLSPVKRAAIAQLGYGSNNKLITGYREKVWRDRYQATALTFSDLPFQSVWEASHSQYGSKDDALLTNFVGGHSGVELGRQSTEEAIAHLLPQLNQVYPGVQDAYLQKGGLRTSWVHDPFSRGSYSGYRVGQWTQFYGVEGERVGNLFFVGEHCSKQYQGWMEGACETAEQAAARILAEVGAPI from the coding sequence ATGTTTAAATCACCCTTAACAACTCTGATTCATTGGGCGTATCAGACCCATCATGCTGCCCGCGATCGCCAAATTCCTGTGGAGGAATTACTGGAACAACAGTCCAGTTGGGCACTCTCTCGTCGTCGGTTTTTAGTCTCCAGTGCGGCGATCGCCGGAGCCAGTGTTCTTGGCAATCTAACCTGGAAGGTTACCGCCGCAAACGCCCGATCCACCGTATCGCCGATTCTGATCGTTGGGGCAGGGATTGCGGGTCTCACGGCGGCCTATCGGCTGCGGCAAGCGGGCATCCCTGTAGATGTCGTGGAAGCGCGAGGTCGGGTTGGTGGACGGATGCACAGTGTGCCCAATGTGGCGGGAACGTCGATTTCGGCAGAGCTAGGAGCCGAATTTATCGATCACGATCATCGCCGTATGCGTTCCCTAGTAGACGAGTTGGAACTGGATTTGATTAATCTCCATGCAGGACAAGCCGGGTTAGTAGACACCTACTTTTTTAATCAACAGACGGTGTCTCCGGAACAGCTTTTACAAGACTTTGCGCCGATCGCCCGCCAGATTGACATTGATTTTGCTAAACTCGCCAGATTTCAGGATTACAAAACCGCAACTCCCGAAGTCCGTCGGTTAGATCAGCAGTCCATTGCTGACTATCTAGACATGCTGCCCACCACGGAGACACTTCGGACCATTATTGACGTTGCCTATACGGCGGAATACGGCATTGATATTGATGAGCAATCCTGTTTGAATTTGTTGAACATGATTGACGCCACGTCCGATCGCCTCAGCCTTTACGGGGCAAGCGAAGAGGGATTTTGCGTCAAGGGAGGTAACGATCAAATTCCTAAAACCTTAGCAAAACGAGTCGAGTCTTCAATCCAACCGCATACGAGCCTGGAAAGAATTCGAAACCTCTCGGATGGTCGTTATCAAGTCACACTTCGTTCTGATCAGGGCGTGAGCGATCGCACCTATGAGCGAGTGATCCTGGCTCTACCTTTTAGTGTGTTACGAACGATTGATCTCGACGTCGATCTATCTCCCGTCAAACGAGCCGCGATCGCCCAACTGGGCTATGGCAGCAACAATAAACTGATCACGGGATACCGAGAAAAGGTATGGCGCGATCGCTACCAAGCCACCGCCCTCACCTTTTCCGATCTCCCTTTTCAGAGTGTTTGGGAAGCCAGCCACAGCCAGTATGGATCTAAGGATGATGCCCTACTGACCAACTTTGTGGGTGGACATTCGGGGGTGGAGTTAGGCCGTCAATCGACAGAGGAGGCGATCGCCCATCTGCTGCCGCAACTGAACCAGGTCTATCCCGGTGTTCAAGATGCTTACTTACAGAAAGGAGGATTGCGGACGTCGTGGGTTCATGATCCCTTTAGTCGAGGTTCCTACAGTGGGTATCGTGTCGGGCAATGGACTCAGTTCTACGGTGTAGAAGGCGAACGGGTCGGCAATCTCTTTTTTGTGGGAGAGCATTGCTCGAAGCAGTATCAAGGCTGGATGGAAGGAGCCTGCGAAACGGCTGAACAGGCAGCGGCCAGGATTTTGGCAGAGGTAGGCGCACCCATCTAA